One region of Pseudomonadota bacterium genomic DNA includes:
- the kdpA gene encoding potassium-transporting ATPase subunit KdpA, which yields MASNILYFIVFLGILVALAVPLGSYMASVFAGRRIFLSFIIRPLESGFYRICRVDESEEMSWKQYSLAFLLFNAVGFMVLFLLQIVQGRLPLNPMGFGAVRWDTALNTAISFVTNTNWQAYGGETTMSYFTQMAGLTVQNFVSAAVGIAVALPLIRAFTSKLKNTIGNFWVDMTRSVLYVLLPLSIILAVLLVSQGVVQTFNPYVKAQTIDSHGQAPATQQVIAVGPAASQIAIKQLGSNGGGFFNANSAHPFENPTPLSNFLEMLAILLIPAALPFTFGVMVNNRRQGWAIFAAMMILFLVGLGAAFWAEWQGNPILAQSGLGNGTNMEGKEIRFGIGSSVLWGQVTTAVANGSVNAMHDSMMPLTGLVFMFNMAIGEVIFGGVGVGLIGMVMYAILAIFLAGLMIGRTPEFLGKKLEAREMIMAVIAVIAPAIASLIFAGIAVAIPAGLSSLNNPGPHGLSEILYAFFSYAGNNGSAFAGLNANTVFYNLTGGFVMLVGRFLTILPALAIAGSLAMKKSVPSSSATFPTASPLFTVLLIGVVLIVGALTFFPALILGPLLEHLLLFSGRT from the coding sequence ATGGCCTCAAACATACTTTATTTCATTGTCTTCCTCGGTATTCTTGTAGCCCTGGCCGTGCCGCTGGGCAGCTATATGGCAAGTGTCTTTGCCGGAAGGCGCATATTTCTCAGTTTCATAATACGGCCCCTTGAATCAGGTTTTTATCGGATTTGCCGGGTGGATGAAAGCGAAGAGATGTCCTGGAAGCAATATTCACTGGCATTTCTCCTCTTCAACGCCGTCGGTTTTATGGTGCTGTTTCTGTTGCAGATAGTCCAGGGAAGGCTGCCGCTCAACCCCATGGGGTTCGGCGCTGTCCGCTGGGATACGGCGCTGAATACGGCTATTTCATTTGTAACGAATACTAACTGGCAGGCATACGGCGGCGAGACGACTATGAGTTATTTCACTCAAATGGCGGGATTGACGGTGCAAAATTTCGTGTCCGCTGCAGTGGGAATAGCCGTTGCCCTGCCACTCATCCGCGCCTTTACTTCCAAACTGAAAAACACCATCGGTAATTTCTGGGTTGATATGACCCGCTCGGTCCTCTATGTGCTGCTCCCTTTGAGCATTATACTGGCCGTGCTCCTTGTCTCACAGGGGGTTGTACAGACTTTCAACCCCTATGTAAAAGCACAGACCATAGATTCCCATGGGCAAGCCCCGGCAACTCAACAGGTTATTGCAGTAGGGCCTGCAGCCTCCCAGATCGCCATTAAACAGTTGGGCTCCAACGGCGGCGGTTTTTTCAATGCCAATTCTGCCCATCCCTTTGAGAATCCCACACCGCTCTCCAATTTTCTGGAGATGCTTGCCATTCTCCTCATTCCTGCGGCGCTGCCCTTTACGTTCGGCGTAATGGTCAATAACCGGCGCCAGGGCTGGGCAATATTTGCTGCCATGATGATCCTTTTTCTTGTCGGATTGGGTGCAGCGTTCTGGGCTGAATGGCAGGGCAATCCCATACTTGCACAATCGGGTCTGGGCAACGGAACCAACATGGAAGGGAAGGAAATTCGCTTTGGAATTGGATCTTCTGTTCTCTGGGGTCAAGTCACTACAGCAGTTGCCAATGGATCTGTGAATGCCATGCATGACAGCATGATGCCCCTTACCGGCCTTGTTTTTATGTTCAATATGGCCATTGGCGAGGTGATCTTCGGCGGCGTCGGGGTCGGTCTTATCGGCATGGTCATGTATGCTATTCTTGCCATATTCCTTGCAGGCCTTATGATTGGCCGCACCCCTGAATTTCTGGGAAAAAAGCTGGAGGCACGGGAGATGATTATGGCCGTCATTGCTGTTATCGCACCTGCCATTGCCTCTCTCATATTCGCCGGCATAGCAGTGGCAATTCCAGCCGGACTCAGCAGCCTGAACAATCCCGGACCCCACGGCCTCTCGGAAATCCTCTACGCCTTTTTCTCCTATGCCGGCAACAACGGATCTGCCTTTGCAGGTCTCAATGCAAATACGGTTTTCTATAATCTCACCGGAGGATTCGTAATGCTCGTCGGGCGGTTTCTGACGATTCTCCCCGCCCTGGCTATTGCAGGGTCGCTGGCGATGAAGAAAAGCGTGCCTTCCAGCTCTGCTACGTTCCCTACAGCCAGTCCGTTATTTACCGTGCTGCTCATAGGGGTAGTTCTCATTGTCGGTGCCCTTACGTTCTTTCCGGCGCTCATACTGGGACCGCTCCTCGAACATTTGTTGTTATTTTCCGGCCGGAC
- a CDS encoding response regulator: protein MSSEGARILVIDDEKQIRRMLKAALEGYGYNIAEAAFGHDGLNQAAIFHPDLIILDLGLPDIDGIEVIKRLREWTKIPIIILSVREHEDDKIDALDAGADDYVTKPFSMGELLARLRVALRHVAKTDDEPILNFGELTVDLAHRNVMLRGEEIKLTPTEYELLKFLALKADRVVTHRQLLRAIWGPNYQEQTHYLRIYIGQLRHKIETDPSQPAYIITEPGVGYRLVTRD, encoded by the coding sequence ATGTCATCTGAAGGCGCACGTATACTTGTTATCGATGATGAAAAACAGATTCGCCGGATGCTGAAAGCTGCTTTAGAGGGTTATGGTTACAATATCGCCGAAGCTGCTTTCGGACATGATGGTCTGAATCAGGCAGCAATATTTCATCCCGATTTAATCATTCTTGACCTCGGTTTGCCGGATATTGATGGTATCGAAGTCATTAAACGCCTCCGCGAATGGACAAAGATTCCCATCATAATACTCTCTGTGAGAGAGCATGAAGATGACAAGATTGATGCCCTCGATGCCGGTGCTGATGATTATGTTACCAAGCCGTTCAGCATGGGCGAACTCCTTGCCCGGCTCCGGGTTGCCCTCCGTCATGTCGCTAAAACTGATGATGAACCAATACTCAACTTCGGCGAGCTTACGGTGGATCTGGCTCATCGCAATGTAATGCTTAGAGGAGAAGAGATCAAACTGACACCAACAGAATATGAATTGTTGAAATTCCTGGCACTCAAGGCAGACCGGGTTGTGACCCACAGGCAACTCCTTCGCGCCATCTGGGGACCGAATTACCAGGAACAAACACATTACCTCCGCATTTATATCGGTCAACTAAGACATAAAATCGAGACCGACCCGTCACAACCAGCTTACATCATCACCGAACCGGGCGTTGGGTATCGACTGGTCACACGGGATTAA